From the Canis aureus isolate CA01 chromosome 33, VMU_Caureus_v.1.0, whole genome shotgun sequence genome, one window contains:
- the AP1AR gene encoding AP-1 complex-associated regulatory protein isoform X5: MQGAQRGTQSQVPRITPWAEGGAKPLSHPGCPPLTEEEIVNLRERHYDSIAEKQKDLDMKIQKELALQEEKLRLEEEALYAAQREAARAAKQRKLLEQERQRVVQRYHPSNNGEYQSAGPEDDFESCLRNIKSQYEVFRSSRLSSDATVLTPNTESSCDLMTKTKSTSGNDDSTSLDLEWEDEEGMNRMLPMRERSKTEEDILRAALKYSSKKTGSNPTSASDDSNGLEWENDFVSAEMDDNGNSEYSGFVNPVLELSDSGIKQSDTDQQKR, translated from the exons aggcggcgccaaaccgctgagccacccgggctgccc GCCTCTTACTGAGGAAGAAATTGTTAATCTAAGAGAGAGGCATTATGATTCTATTGCTGAAAAACAGAAAGATCTTGATATGAAAATTCAAAAAGAG TTAGCCTTACAAGAAGAGAAGTTAAGACTAGAAGAAGAAGCTTTATACGCTGCACAGCGTGAAGCAGCCAGGGCAGCAAAGCAGCGAAAGCTCTTGGAG CAAGAAAGGCAGAGAGTTGTGCAGCGATACCATCCTTCAAACAATGGAGAATATCAGAG TGCAGGACCAGAAGATGACTTTGAATCTTGTTTGAGAAATATAAAGTCACAGTATGAAGTTTTTCGAAGTAGTA GATTGTCATCAGATGCCACAGTTTTGACACCAAATACAGAAAGTAGTTGTGATTTAATGACCAAAACTAAATCAACAAGTGGAAATGATGACAGCACATCCCTAGATCTAGAGTGGGAAGATGAAGAAG GAATGAATCGCATGCTTCCAATGAGAGAACGTTCCAAAACAGAGGAAGACATTCTTCGAGCAGCACTTAAGTATAGCAGCAAGAAGACTGGAAGTAATCCTACATCAGCCTCTGATGATTCCAACGGGCTGGAATGGGAGAATGATTTTGTTAGTGCCGAAATGGATGATAATGGCAATTCGGAGTATTCTGGATTTGTAAATCCTGTATTAGAACTGTCTGATTCTGGCATAAAGCAATCTGATACAGATCAACAGAAACGATAG
- the AP1AR gene encoding AP-1 complex-associated regulatory protein isoform X7, giving the protein MKPLTEEEIVNLRERHYDSIAEKQKDLDMKIQKELALQEEKLRLEEEALYAAQREAARAAKQRKLLEQERQRVVQRYHPSNNGEYQSAGPEDDFESCLRNIKSQYEVFRSSRLSSDATVLTPNTESSCDLMTKTKSTSGNDDSTSLDLEWEDEEGMNRMLPMRERSKTEEDILRAALKYSSKKTGSNPTSASDDSNGLEWENDFVSAEMDDNGNSEYSGFVNPVLELSDSGIKQSDTDQQKR; this is encoded by the exons GCCTCTTACTGAGGAAGAAATTGTTAATCTAAGAGAGAGGCATTATGATTCTATTGCTGAAAAACAGAAAGATCTTGATATGAAAATTCAAAAAGAG TTAGCCTTACAAGAAGAGAAGTTAAGACTAGAAGAAGAAGCTTTATACGCTGCACAGCGTGAAGCAGCCAGGGCAGCAAAGCAGCGAAAGCTCTTGGAG CAAGAAAGGCAGAGAGTTGTGCAGCGATACCATCCTTCAAACAATGGAGAATATCAGAG TGCAGGACCAGAAGATGACTTTGAATCTTGTTTGAGAAATATAAAGTCACAGTATGAAGTTTTTCGAAGTAGTA GATTGTCATCAGATGCCACAGTTTTGACACCAAATACAGAAAGTAGTTGTGATTTAATGACCAAAACTAAATCAACAAGTGGAAATGATGACAGCACATCCCTAGATCTAGAGTGGGAAGATGAAGAAG GAATGAATCGCATGCTTCCAATGAGAGAACGTTCCAAAACAGAGGAAGACATTCTTCGAGCAGCACTTAAGTATAGCAGCAAGAAGACTGGAAGTAATCCTACATCAGCCTCTGATGATTCCAACGGGCTGGAATGGGAGAATGATTTTGTTAGTGCCGAAATGGATGATAATGGCAATTCGGAGTATTCTGGATTTGTAAATCCTGTATTAGAACTGTCTGATTCTGGCATAAAGCAATCTGATACAGATCAACAGAAACGATAG
- the TIFA gene encoding TRAF-interacting protein with FHA domain-containing protein A, producing MMSNFEDADTEETVTCLQITVYHPGQLQNGIFQSIRFYNREKLPSSEVVKFGRNSNICRYTFQDKQVSRVQFSLQLFKKFDSSVLSFEIKNMSKKTNLLVDNKELCYLNKIDLPYKCMVRFGEYQFLIEKEDGESLEFFETQFILSPRSLLQENNWPIQKPIPEYGSYSSCFTQNTSPTEMDENEL from the coding sequence ATGATGTCCAATTTTGAAGATGCTGACACAGAAGAGACAGTAACTTGTCTCCAGATAACTGTTTACCATCCTGGCCAGCTGCAAAATGGAATTTTCCAATCAATAAGGTTTTATAACCGAGAAAAACTTCCCTCCAGTGAAGTAGTGAAATTTGGCCGAAATTCCAACATCTGTCGTTATACCTTTCAGGACAAACAGGTTTCACGAGTTCAGTTTTCTCTGCAGCTGTTTAAAAAGTTTGATAGTTCAGTTCtctcttttgaaattaaaaatatgagtaaGAAGACCAACCTGCTTGTGGACAACAAGGAGCTGTGTTACCTAaacaaaatagacctgccttacaagTGCATGGTCAGATTTGGTGAGTATCAGTTCCTGATAGAGAAGGAAGATGGAGAGTCATTAGAATTTTTTGAAACTCAATTTATTTTGTCTCCAAGATCACTCTTACAAGAAAACAACTGGCCAATACAGAAGCCCATTCCTGAGTATGGCAGTTACTCATCCTGCTTCACCCAAAACACTTCTCCTACAGAAATGGATGAAAATGAATTGTGA